A stretch of the Aphis gossypii isolate Hap1 chromosome 2, ASM2018417v2, whole genome shotgun sequence genome encodes the following:
- the LOC114130718 gene encoding vascular endothelial growth factor A-like, whose amino-acid sequence MYYTYILYWLLLLITITATFDKKYQFKLFKDSYSKNIHDINEHGTERLCDGRTIESNSHQIKNYPKPEIPLDIIMKLNQVKSVSELFWKFMPHVDIHEVLIYETNDGQNSTIIPKAATCNIENQTVSLRDDDNPSLYYSPPCTRVKRCGGCCGSSLVSCQPTEVEMLNFEVTVLQYNETFTFKEKRIITVEQHVKCKCDCIVKEKDCKPSQMYSTRECRCVCNNSEEEQKCDEQEKKIWDSDTCSCQCIEEQECTTGYKFDYDTCCCELA is encoded by the exons atgtactatacatatatactttattggtTACTACTTTTGATCACAATAACGGCTACTTTCGACAAAAAATATcagtttaaactgtttaaagaTTCTTATAGTAAAAACATTCATGACATCAATGAACATGGAACCGAACGACTTTGTGATGGACGTACTATCGAGTCAAACAgtcatcaaattaaaaattatccaaaaccagaa ATACCGTTggacattataatgaaattaaaccaGGTTAAAAGTGTTTCAGAACTATTTTGGAAGTTTATGCCACATGTAGATATTCatgaagtattaatatatgaaaCTAATGATGGTCAAA ATTCGACAATTATTCCAAAAGCGGCCACTTGCAACATAGAAAATCAAACAGTTAGCCTAAGAGATGATGATAATCCAAGTTTATACTATTCACCACCATGTACACGAGTGAAGCGATGTGGTGGTTGTTGTGGTAGCAGTTTGGTTTCTTGTCAACCAACCGAAGTAGAGATGCTTAATTTTGAA GTCACTGTTCTACAATATAATGAAACGTTCACtttcaaagaaaaaagaattattactGTAGAACAACATGTGAAATGTAAATGTGATTGTATCGTAAAAGAGAAA GACTGCAAGCCCTCCCAAATGTATAGTACCAGAGAATGTCGATGTGTTTGCAATAATTCAGAAGAAGAACAAAAGTGTGatgaacaagaaaaaaaaatatgggatTCAGACACTTGTTCATGCCAATGTATTGAAGAGCAAGAATGTACAACAggatataaatttgattatgatACATGCTG ctgTGAATTAGCATAG